The window CAAAAATATCGCGATATGTGATTTTGTCCATATCTTCCAGTAGTCTGGTGAGACCAGCCTGATGACATGAGCTCAACATCATGTTTCGCTCTGCGAATCAGTCTGGACTCTCGGCTAACTTTTTACTATTGATAGCAAATTTTTTTGAGACCATatgttgctctttgccttcttcccatggttttgaaagaaacacaaccattttgctcaggtttcaaagggttaaatacgcTAAATATAATCAGTTTAGCAGAGTAAAtgcatgtgacacacacacacacacacacacacacacacacacacacacacacacacacacacagagaacttGATTAGAGTTAGTATGAGGTATAGATAACAGCCAGTGAAGGATTTTGTTCTGTCGCAGGTGAAAACAGAAGACAGAGATCAGGAAATTAAAAGGTAATCAACACGGTCTTGATTGGACCTGTTCGACTTTAACAATCACAGCGGCTTGTTAGGCGAGTGGCTCGATTAATTTTCATCTCACATTTACTCCGTGCCAGGCGGCTTCGTTGTAATGAGcacatttgtcatttattttctgtcctttctGACATTTACCAGGTCGGCCTTTCGGGTCCAACGCGCCTCCTTTTGTAAATAATTGACGGTGACCAGCGGCACGTTGGGTAAGCAAGGCCACGACGGACGTTTGAGCAGCTGGCACAAAATGACAGTTAGCTCTGACCTggcatacaaatacacacacacacacacacacatacaaatatatgaAGGTATGAGTCACTCCAGCTATTtccacagccccccccccctctctctcaccgCTTCCTCCATCACAGGAAATAGTTTCTAATAATAATGGAGGTCAAATGCTGTAGCTACGATGAAAACCAAACTTCCTCTCtgtgtacttttatttacttGGGCTTTATTCATACTAATTAAATGCTGTTCTTTAGCCAGCCAAGTCTGaggaataaatataaaataaaaaatcaagtcCAATCAGAACAAAAAGAGTccagaaatttgtttttaattatgtaatttgcACGTACTGCAGCTGAAACCACTGAGGTGATCAGagtttattgttgttaattaAAGTTTAGAATACTTCTATTTAAACAGTGATTTATTTTCAGCAGGTTTCGGTATCGATCCAAAAAGTCATGATATTAGTAACATTATAAGCAACCGTAAAGTGATACCAGTAGAGTTCTTCATTCACTCATACGTATCATGTGAATGAGGTGGTGTGTAGTGAAGtcttacttttaaatgttttggtggcatctccTCATGTGCGGGATGTAACTACTGCTGCAGGATTGTGAGCTCCGTGGCTGTGACAGAAAGTCTGCCCGGCCAAACACACACGGTAacagggctaactgttggcATCACTCAGCTAACTTCACTTAACGGTTATTGATCAGTTTAAGGACAAGGTGAGTTAGATCTAACACTtctaaagactttttttaaaaagccttctGGATTGACATtaaagaccaattttacaataatgaAATCTGAAGAGAaagaacataaacaaacatttttactcGAGGTTAAGGACAATTCTGCCCAAACGTTTGTTGTCACATAAAACGGTGtggtccagtgaaaaagtcAGTAGAACTGGGAAACACGCGGTATTTGTTGGTGagttttcttgaaacttttgttttttgctcactctgtgtgtgtgattctaCTGCCTTAATTTACATCAAGTTTAAGAAGTTTAAGAAGAGggatttggtttaaaaaaaaaagtttttaaaagtagactttaccatttattttgagattttacaatgtaatgtaaaatctcaaaataatgatatttacTGCCCAAACCCACATCAAACCCAATCAATCTGGAAGAGTATAACACTCCTCACCTTTAATGCAGCGTTCAGGTGGAAGGTCAGAGGAGGAAAGATCAGGTCAATGAACTTTAACCCAGAGATCGTTTTGACCCACAGTCTAAGGCTTTTCAggttagaaaagaaaagaagtagCCAACAACTAACCAACATGACCCAGCATACTTATTAAACCACTCAACACACAAATAGTGATGGGaagataacaacaaaaatgcttATTTCCTGGTTTCGAAGGACTGAAACCTGGTGGAAGGCAGGAAAATACAACTGTATTTGACTGAGTGTCCAGTCAACCTAACTGCTGCATGCCACAGCATCACTGCATCACTGCATCACTGCATGCCACTTTAAAGTGGCATAGAAATAACGCACAAACTCACCCTCTTAAGCTTGGCGATGTTGTCTTCCACCGTCAGTCCGTTCAGAACACCAGAGATACCGAGAAAGGCTCCCAGGAAACATGGAGCGAAACACAACtgcaaagacacagagacacagtaaAACCTCTGTGTTCAAACTACAGACTCTAAATCATAATTAAACCGACTATGTACTGTAAAACCAAATTCCACACATATTGACTATTAAGTATTGCAGACACTCAGGGAATAAATGAGGCTAATCTGAACAGATTTAAGATAAAGAAAATGATCATTCATTGGGTGAACGTAAGAAAATCTAAATTGTTAAAACTATTCGCTTGAGCACATTAACAAGAAGGACTCACTATTCAAAAGTAGAGGTACACTGCATTTACAACATACAATAAAgccatttaagttattttttgctCTAAAAACTGTCAGGTAAGGGAAAAAATCAGGGTCAGCTGATTTGTTTAAGCCCCTGTTTATATCAGTGTCAGAGGTAACATCAACTCAGACTTCTGTTGGCATCTTAACAAaccaaatgcaacaaaaaacgTCTTTGGAGGATCAGATCAAAGAAAAGGAACCTTTCTAAAGCTCCATCTGCCAGAATATAAAGGCTCTAATATTGGCTTAAGGAAAGATCTGATGTGTGAACTGAAGCAGAATAAAGGAAACAAATCCCATATTTACTCTGCAGtgaattttctgcattttacttAATGGTAAGTCTGACGCAGATAGACGCCACAGCTGCATCAAATCTTTCAATGGCACTTCAGTTGTTACGGAGGCAAACGGAGCACCGTACAGTGTGACCACATAACTATTGGAGCGGAGGAGTGGACTCTTTACCTCGGTAAATATTTCAGTGGAGAGGAGGCGCTGAAAGCTCTGAAGTCTTGTTCTGTGGTGGTTTTAGTTTAAAGTGCATTTGTTATGCTGCGGTTTGATTTAATCAAACACCATAGGCAGAGTGAAGAGCGTGCAGTGGCCTCTGCTTTGGctttgacattttctaaaaaatacactgcattttaatatttactgtatatgcATACAACATTAACACTTTTACCGAATTGTGTTTACTCAATAGTAGTGAGCTTTGTGAGTAAATGTCAgcaaatctctctctctatatatatatgtatatatgtgtgtgtgtgtgtgtgtgtgtgtgtgcgtgtgagattcttgttgttgtctgtgtattgtttttgttcattcttTGTATTCATATGTATTCCAGTTATTTTATTACTTCTGTTACTTCGTTTTATTCTTGTTATCTGATCTCAGTCTCGATTCTCTTACAGAATAATGTTGcttttgcctttcttttttgaaagaatgttttttgggaatttttccctttatttgataggacagttATACTAGcctgaaagggggagagagaggggatgacatgtagcaaaggtCCACGAGTGAAACTGAACCCAGGGCAGCTACGGCAGGGACGCAGCCTCTGtgcatggggcgcccgctctaccaggtgggCTAATGGGCGCCCAAATCTTGCCTTTTCTAATGCTCTTTGCAAACATGGGTTTTGGTAAATGACTATTGTTAGATAGgttaaatgattaatcaataattccCTTAGTGAAGATAAAATCACTCTGTATGGCCTCTGATGTAAAGCCTCATTTCTAGATATAGAAACAGATAATTTAGGGGTAATTTAAACTGATATGGCAGCTGGACCCCACCATCAAATACAGGATTTATTGTGCcctgtatttataaaaaatgatcatatacagtatattgtcaaaactttattttaatctcACTTAAATTATGTATgccattaaaaatatagtttaaaaaataaaccgGTTAGACTCTGGTTGGTCCTTCATGCTTGCAGCTCAGCAGCTGTatagagagggaggaggaatcAGAGGACGtgcaaacaaaataagacagtGACCAAACTGTACTGTCTGCTTTGTCCCAAACTCTTGACATAATCTGAGTTTCCTCCCATCAGCACGACCGTCTGTCAGCCAAATATGAGGAAATTGTATCATCCACCCTGTTGGCCACAATTAATGAGCTGAGCCCAAGAGAAACGcagaaaaacactcacacacagtagAATATATGTATCATTTATCGATGAgcttgtttccactttgtttctttatttactgAAAACACTTTAGTTAATTTGGTTTGTCAGCAACAACAGGTGGTAGTAGAAGAAGAGAGGAATACTTTTCTCACCTGGTCCACCAGCATTTTCTTCATGGCTGCACTTTTAGTTCCTCCAACCACTAGCCGGTCCAAAACTTTGTACCAACTGCCAATTACTGGACCCTttgttgtaaaacaaacaaaagaaattatgaTTAATGGGGGATCTTCtcttataaatgttttttttaatatattgtttttcacCACACATCACACTGAAGAAACCTCTGCAACTTTCTGTCCACTGCTTCTCACCTTAAATGACTTAATTTAAgccactaaacttgatatattATTCATGTGAGGAAAAGTGATACATGATGTATGAGTTATGAGACAGCTGAGACTTGCCAGATGAATGAGCAAACATGTCTTGGTGTAACATGACTCTTGTGTGTGGTTGAAGAGCTATTTTCtctataatttaaaacaaagaggCAGCTCAGCATAAGACGATTatggaaatataaataaactttgctTACGCTGTTGTGATGTCAAAATTAATTGTGCAGCTGTCAAAGGACTTAAACGAGTGAATTCACAACATACAAAGGCACAAAGAAGCACCGTGCAGTACGGATAAGCATGTAGGTACATTATGCACGTCAAGAATAGTGACTTATAGATCtacaaatatgatttttgaTGCTGCCGCATGTAACTTTGTCCATGGATGTCCTAATTTTGCTTTACATGTTTTCTCATTTGACATGAATAACCAAAGAGATGCCATAAGAAGCACATACAACCTTCTACTATCATActatttttggggggaaatttgCACAAGTGTGTTACCTGTGTTTGGTTTATGCTCATATAAAATCAATCCAATCATCACAAAACAtgccacactttttttttgacatacaatGGGAGTCAAGAGGACACTTCTTACCACAAAGAAGAAACCAATGCTCATCATCTTGGCCGTCCTCTGCACATTGTGATGAGCCAATCCTCTTCTCTCAATCAGCTGTTGGGAGACGACATCACCAACACCCACTAAAGACCCTGGAGgacaaacaacagacagataCTGTGGCTGCACATGGTAGTGATAAAGGTGATTTTCGTCCTGTGGATGttgtaaatcataataataatcataacaatcctaacaataataataataacctttaTTGAAACAGAACTTCAAGCTTAAGCTTCCGAAACttcaagaataaaaatagaatatcCAAAAACCCATGTAGCCCCCCAATGACTTCACCAAAAATTAAGAACGTTAGTGCATAAATATTGTGTAACAGCACTGCGTACATGAACAGATGGGGGTGCAAGTACGAAAATACTATTTCATGAATCAATAAGTGAAATGTAAAGAAGAGAATACAGCTCATATTAGCAGatttaagagtaaaaaaaacataagcagATAAAACGCTAATAAAGGAGATAATCTCATATAAAACAGGAAGAAAgccaataaaagaataaattcatGATAAATTTAAAATAGGTAAATATGCAAAGTTTATGgaagtgcataaaaaagtcacatagGGAAACTAAAACAAGACCACGTGTATGTATATATCCGTATACAGGacattaatttatgtatttccaCTGCAACTGCAAGAGaattttttattctgtattcaGGCCATAAATGCAAGCAGACAAGTAAAAAATGTACACCAAAAAGCAGGTTATTCTCACATTTATACTCATTTGTATAGTAGATCTGTGTTCAGAAACACATTCATTGCCATTGTATGCTGCATACAAATATGCTGCGAaatgaaaattcaataaaaacggttaaactaaaaaaaaactgttcaccTCAGTTATATATGTAGctaaattatctgtatctgtattaaAAATGGGCAGAGTTCAAACGGGGAAAGGGTGGAGTTCGGTCCAGAAATGGGTGGGACCTCACCAGAAGTTGTTACTGTAAAGCTGAAATTAATGTGATTTGATTAGAAGTTACGATAATGATTGATTAtaagaaaactatatatatacagaACAGCCTCAAATTCCTGACGCTTTGTAATAACGTTTCcaaatttaaattgttaaaaccCTCTTTGATTACTATGATTTGAAAAACTCACAGTACATTTTGTCCACAATCGATCAAAGTTAGCAACAGTCTGCCAAACGCAGGCGCAACATGGGTTTGTTTTGCTGATACTTGTCTTGTTTCCTCATCTACAGTCACACAGACACTCAAGCAagcttttcaaaaacagattttcagcATGAAGCTTGGCGAAATTATTTCAG is drawn from Plectropomus leopardus isolate mb chromosome 16, YSFRI_Pleo_2.0, whole genome shotgun sequence and contains these coding sequences:
- the mpv17 gene encoding protein Mpv17; the encoded protein is MAGLWRSYQALMTKRPWTVQIVTAGSLVGVGDVVSQQLIERRGLAHHNVQRTAKMMSIGFFFVGPVIGSWYKVLDRLVVGGTKSAAMKKMLVDQLCFAPCFLGAFLGISGVLNGLTVEDNIAKLKRDYTDALISNYYLWPPVQIANFYFIPLHHRLAVVQIVAVAWNSYLTWKANKM